A genomic stretch from Rhodothermales bacterium includes:
- a CDS encoding type II toxin-antitoxin system VapC family toxin → MLRFLLDSNILSEPIKPHPNPNVVEKLHVHQGEVAMPIVVWHELVYGVERMPAGRKKEYLFDYLNEVVYPSIPILPYDEVAAVWHARERARLEATGRPAPFVDGMIAAVAVAHELFVVTRNTADFADYEGIEVTNWFDLQ, encoded by the coding sequence TAGACAGCAACATCCTTTCTGAACCCATAAAGCCGCACCCGAATCCTAACGTCGTCGAGAAGCTGCATGTCCATCAGGGTGAGGTGGCGATGCCGATTGTGGTGTGGCACGAACTGGTTTATGGGGTCGAGCGGATGCCGGCGGGGCGAAAAAAGGAGTACCTTTTCGACTACCTCAACGAAGTCGTGTACCCCTCGATTCCGATTCTGCCGTACGACGAGGTAGCGGCGGTCTGGCATGCGCGGGAGCGGGCTCGTCTGGAAGCCACCGGCCGGCCGGCGCCATTTGTCGATGGCATGATCGCGGCCGTTGCGGTGGCGCATGAGCTTTTTGTGGTCACCCGAAATACTGCCGATTTTGCTGATTATGAAGGGATTGAAGTGACTAATTGGTTTGATTTGCAGTGA
- a CDS encoding DUF3883 domain-containing protein, translating to MASDWSQTEVEATVADYFDMLDCEVRGREFNKTAHRRRLASLLNQRTDGAIERKHQNISAILIELGFVYIAGYKPLVNYQHLLYEAVEHRLGRSKSLTDFVRQQMSEPLVSIPTLDDILTALVKAPTSDSVRSPHRYNRSSVKEPGRLRHGFDYLALEANNRSLGAAGEEFVLRFEVARLLHARHDRLAGKVERVSATRGDGLGYDVLSFETSGRERLIEVKTTNYGASTPFFVTRNELAVSRKESERFQLYRAYNFRQQPRLFCKAGAIEKAFSIEPSQYEARVS from the coding sequence ATGGCAAGTGATTGGTCTCAAACGGAGGTCGAGGCAACCGTTGCTGACTACTTCGACATGCTCGATTGCGAAGTGCGCGGCCGGGAATTCAACAAGACGGCCCATCGGCGGCGACTTGCAAGTTTGTTGAATCAACGGACCGACGGGGCGATAGAGCGTAAGCACCAGAATATCAGCGCAATCCTGATTGAACTTGGGTTCGTCTATATCGCCGGTTACAAGCCGCTCGTGAATTATCAGCACTTGCTGTATGAGGCTGTAGAGCATCGATTAGGACGGAGCAAGTCTCTTACAGACTTCGTTCGGCAACAGATGTCGGAGCCGCTGGTATCGATCCCTACACTCGATGATATTTTGACTGCACTGGTGAAGGCCCCTACGTCAGATTCTGTGCGATCACCACATCGCTATAACAGGTCTTCTGTTAAGGAACCAGGTCGACTGCGTCACGGCTTCGACTATCTTGCTTTAGAGGCCAATAATCGTTCACTGGGTGCAGCAGGTGAGGAATTCGTTCTGCGATTCGAGGTGGCCAGGCTGCTTCACGCCCGCCACGATCGCCTTGCTGGCAAAGTCGAGCGTGTGTCGGCTACCCGCGGGGATGGTCTCGGTTACGACGTGCTATCGTTCGAGACCTCTGGGCGAGAACGTTTGATCGAAGTCAAAACGACAAATTATGGAGCATCGACTCCATTTTTCGTAACTCGAAATGAGCTAGCAGTTTCCCGCAAAGAAAGCGAGCGGTTCCAGCTTTACAGAGCCTATAACTTTCGCCAGCAGCCACGTCTATTCTGCAAAGCGGGTGCTATTGAGAAGGCATTTAGTATTGAACCGTCACAGTATGAGGCGCGAGTATCGTAG
- a CDS encoding DUF1015 family protein produces the protein MAILHPFRALRPHPDFAARVASVPYDVINTEEARQLSDGNPHSFLHVIRPEIDLPEGTDEHADAVYTRGAENLQAYAAGDAAIQENEPAVYVYRLIMNGRSQTGVYGCVSVADYDDDTILKHEKTRPDKEADRTRHIITQRAHAEPVMLTFRDSPAVAAGIAAAQATPPLYDFTAPDGVRHTIWKVPNADAMVEAFAHIPHLYVADGHHRCKAASLAAAAVEEAGDGTTGEHFYFPAVLFPMGEMAILPYNRIVYRLGMTPPAFLEKLSAAMPLRPAQTPTPRHAGDVCIYLAGSWHEVTLPATRRDTVTDTLDVARLSEHILEPILGIGDPRTDPNIYFVGGIRGTAELERLVDTGKAAVAFSMYPTSVAELLAVSDAGLLMPPKSTWFEPKLRSGLLVHLF, from the coding sequence ATGGCCATCCTGCACCCGTTCCGGGCGCTCCGCCCTCATCCTGACTTCGCGGCCCGCGTCGCCTCGGTGCCGTACGACGTCATCAACACGGAAGAGGCCCGGCAGCTGTCCGACGGCAATCCGCACAGCTTTCTCCACGTCATCCGCCCGGAAATCGACCTTCCGGAGGGCACCGACGAACACGCCGACGCCGTCTACACCCGCGGCGCGGAGAACCTCCAGGCCTATGCCGCAGGCGATGCGGCCATCCAGGAAAACGAGCCGGCCGTCTATGTCTACCGCCTCATCATGAACGGCCGGTCGCAAACGGGCGTCTACGGATGCGTCTCGGTGGCCGACTACGACGACGATACGATCCTCAAACACGAAAAAACGAGGCCGGACAAGGAGGCGGACCGCACCCGGCACATCATCACCCAGCGCGCCCACGCGGAGCCGGTGATGCTCACGTTTCGGGACTCGCCGGCCGTCGCCGCCGGCATCGCGGCCGCTCAGGCGACGCCGCCGCTGTACGACTTCACGGCCCCCGACGGCGTCCGCCACACCATCTGGAAGGTGCCGAACGCCGACGCGATGGTCGAGGCGTTTGCACACATTCCCCACCTCTACGTCGCCGACGGTCACCACCGCTGCAAGGCGGCGAGTCTCGCGGCCGCGGCCGTGGAAGAAGCGGGGGACGGGACAACCGGCGAGCACTTTTATTTCCCGGCGGTGCTCTTCCCGATGGGGGAAATGGCCATCCTGCCGTATAATCGCATCGTCTACCGGCTGGGCATGACGCCGCCGGCGTTCCTCGAAAAGCTGTCCGCCGCCATGCCGCTTCGGCCGGCCCAGACCCCGACGCCGCGCCATGCCGGCGACGTCTGTATCTATCTGGCCGGCTCGTGGCACGAGGTGACGCTGCCCGCCACCCGGCGAGACACGGTCACCGACACGCTCGACGTAGCCCGCCTCAGCGAGCACATCCTCGAGCCGATCCTCGGCATCGGCGACCCGCGCACGGATCCCAACATCTACTTCGTCGGCGGCATCCGCGGTACGGCCGAGCTCGAGCGGCTGGTCGATACCGGCAAGGCCGCCGTGGCGTTTTCGATGTACCCGACCAGCGTCGCCGAACTCCTCGCCGTGTCCGACGCCGGCCTGCTGATGCCGCCGAAATCTACCTGGTTCGAGCCGAAACTCCGCAGCGGTTTGCTGGTGCACCTTTTTTGA